A single Ziziphus jujuba cultivar Dongzao chromosome 11, ASM3175591v1 DNA region contains:
- the LOC107414326 gene encoding kunitz type trypsin inhibitor 104, which yields MTLIIMRSLLGSSLTFIWLFMAISSVQAQTYNKTVFDTDGQPLKADVEYYIRPAITDSGGRFTLILRNNTCPYYVGQEDSDASEGTPVIFTPFAEGETFVRELRDVKIQFTAVTFCIQSLAWKVAEMDPTTRRRLISTGEDHERYSLGNYFRIYGTDTEKVYTLNWCPGEPCPINCGLPLCGEAGPLIEDGKRLVALDGSFVLPVEFQRA from the coding sequence ATGACACTTATCATCATGAGATCGTTACTCGGAAGCAGCCTGACCTTCATTTGGCTTTTCATGGCTATCTCATCGGTTCAGGCTCAGACATACAACAAAACTGTTTTCGACACCGATGGACAGCCTCTCAAAGCCGATGTAGAATACTACATCCGCCCCGCCATCACCGATTCCGGCGGTCGTTTCACTCTCATCTTGAGAAACAATACATGCCCATATTACGTCGGCCAAGAAGACTCCGACGCTTCAGAAGGCACTCCTGTGATCTTCACCCCTTTCGCCGAGGGAGAGACTTTTGTCAGAGAGTTGAGGGATGTGAAGATCCAATTCACGGCTGTCACATTCTGCATTCAATCACTTGCATGGAAGGTGGCTGAGATGGATCCGACCACCCGACGGAGGCTTATATCCACCGGAGAAGACCACGAGAGGTACTCGCTTGGGAATTACTTCCGTATATATGGAACAGATACAGAAAAGGTGTATACATTGAATTGGTGTCCCGGAGAGCCGTGTCCTATTAACTGTGGTTTGCCCTTGTGTGGGGAAGCTGGTCCTTTGATTGAGGACGGGAAAAGGCTTGTGGCATTAGATGGGAGTTTTGTGCTTCCTGTTGAGTTTCAAAGAGCttga
- the LOC107414320 gene encoding kunitz type trypsin inhibitor 104 — protein MRSLLGSSLSFIWLFMAISLVQAQTYNKTVFDTDGEPLEAGVQYYIRPAITDSGGPFSNILINNTCPYYVGQENSDASEGTPVTFTPFAEGETLIRESRDFKIEFQAITFCIQSLAWKVGETDATTGRRLIVTGEDDSTYSLLNYFHIIGTEIDNVYTLNWCPAEPCPINCGRPRCGEAGPLIEDGNRLVALDGTVLPVQFQRVDI, from the coding sequence ATGAGATCATTGCTCGGAAGCAGCCTGAGCTTCATTTGGCTTTTCATGGCCATCTCATTGGTTCAGGCTCAGACATACAACAAGACTGTTTTCGACACCGACGGAGAGCCACTCGAAGCCGGTGTCCAATATTACATCCGCCCTGCCATCACGGATTCCGGCGGTCCTTTCAGTAACATCTTGATAAATAATACCTGCCCTTATTACGTTGGCCAAGAAAACTCCGACGCATCAGAAGGCACGCCTGTGACCTTCACTCCTTTCGCCGAGGGAGAGACTCTGATAAGAGAGAGCAGGGATTTCAAGATTGAATTCCAAGCTATCACATTCTGCATTCAATCACTTGCATGGAAGGTTGGTGAGACAGACGCGACCACCGGACGGAGGCTTATCGTCACCGGAGAAGATGACTCGACTTACTCCCTTTTGAATTACTTCCATATTATTGGAACAGAGATAGATAACGTGTATACTTTGAACTGGTGTCCTGCAGAGCCGTGTCCTATTAATTGCGGAAGGCCGAGGTGTGGGGAAGCTGGTCCCTTGATTGAGGATGGGAATAGGCTTGTGGCATTGGATGGGACTGTGCTTCCTGTTCAGTTTCAAAGAgttgatatataa
- the LOC107414315 gene encoding kunitz type trypsin inhibitor 104, with amino-acid sequence MTIIIMKSLACLSFIWLFMAISSVQAQTYNQTVFDTDGQPVEAGVEYYIRPAITDFGGRFTLILRNNTCPYYVGQENSDASEGTPVTLTPFAEGETLIREFRDVKIEFQAITICIQSLAWKVGERDPTTGRRLIVTGEDDSTYSLLNYFRIDGTEIENVYTLTWCPAEPCPINCGKPLCGEAGPLIEDGDRLVALDGSFVLPVEFHRA; translated from the coding sequence ATGACGATAATCATCATGAAATCACTCGCATGCCTGAGCTTCATTTGGCTTTTCATGGCTATCTCATCTGTTCAGGCTCAAACATACAACCAAACTGTTTTCGACACCGACGGACAGCCAGTCGAAGCCGGTGTAGAATACTACATCCGCCCCGCAATCACCGATTTCGGCGGTCGTTTCACTCTCATCTTAAGAAATAATACATGCCCATATTACGTCGGCCAAGAAAACTCCGACGCATCAGAAGGCACGCCTGTGACCTTAACTCCTTTCGCCGAGGGAGAGACTCTGATAAGAGAGTTCAGGGATGTCAAGATTGAATTCCAAGCTATCACAATCTGCATTCAATCACTCGCATGGAAGGTTGGTGAGAGAGATCCGACCACCGGACGGAGGCTTATCGTCACCGGAGAAGATGACTCGACTTACTCCCTTTTGAATTACTTCCGTATTGATGGAACTGAGATAGAGAATGTGTATACATTGACTTGGTGTCCCGCAGAGCCGTGTCCCATTAATTGTGGTAAGCCTTTGTGTGGGGAAGCTGGTCCTTTGATCGAGGATGGAGATAGGCTTGTGGCATTAGATGGGAGTTTTGTGCTTCCTGTTGAGTTTCATAGAGCttga